The sequence GGGGTCTACTTCACCACCTCCGGCGCGGAGTCCAACGAGACCGCCTTCAAGATCGCCCGCTATTACTGGAAACGGCGAGGGATTCCCACCAAGACCAAGATCATCACCCGGGTGCATGCCTACCACGGGGTCACCCTGGGCGCCATGAGTGCCACGGGGATCCCCGCCTACCAGAGGATGTTCGAGCCGCTCGTCCCCGGATTCGTGCACATTCTCCCCTCCTACCCGTACCGGTACCCGGGCTCCATGGCGGAGGCCCTGGAGGAAGCCATCCTGCGGGAGGGGCCCGAGAACGTGGCCGCCTTCATCGCGGAGCCCGTGATCGGAGCGGGTGGCCTGATCCCGCCCACCCCGGATTACTTCCCTAAGATCCGGACCATCTGCGACAAGTACGAGGTGCTGTTCATCGCGGACGAGGTGATCACGGGATTCGGGCGCACGGGGAAGTGGTTCGCCCTGGAACACTGGGGCGTGCTCCCGGACATGGTGACGTTTGCCAAAGGGGTCACCAGCGCCTACCTGCCCCTGGGTGGGGTTATGGTCTCCCAAAAGATCCACGAGACCATCCTGGAAGCTCCCCTGGAGCAGCGGTTCATGCACGCGGCCACCTACTCCGCGCACGCCACCTGTTGCGCGGTGGCGTGCGCGAACCTGGACATCCTGGAACGGGAGAACCTCGTGGAGCGGGCGGCGTCCATGGGCGAACGCCTGCTGGAGGGGCTCCAGACCCTGCGTGACCTCCCGGTGGTGGGGGACGTACGGGGATTGGGCCTGATGGGCGGGGTGGAGTTCGTGGAGGATCCCAAGACCAAGGAGCCCTCGGTGGGCATCGGCGCACGGGTGCTGCGGGAGGCCAGGCAGCGCGGGCTACTGGCCCGGCTGCGGGTGGGCCAGCGGGGAGAACACCCCATCGGGGATGTGATCTGCCTCGCGCCGCCCTTTGTGATCACCCAGGAGCAGGTGGACCGGGCGGTGGAGATCCTCCGGGACGCCATCCGCGCGGCCATGGGACGGGTGACCGAGTAAACTGCTCTTCCCGGTGCTCAGGATACGCGCATCACGGCCGCCAGTCCATGACCGCCACCCGGGTAGGCGGCGGCAACCGGTCCCTGCGGATCTCGTAACTCCCTCCCACGCGCACCACGTCCCGCTTGCCCACGACGAACGGCCCCTCGTCTGTACCCGGCCAGTCCGGCCGCGCGGTGGTCCTGTAGTGCATGGGGATGACCACCGCGGGCCGGAGCTGCTCGGTGATCCAGGTGGCCTCGGCGGCGCCGATGGTGAAGGGTCCATTGCCCACGGGGATCATGAGGACGTCCAGCCGGCCCAGCGCCCGCAGCTGCCCCTCCGTCAGGGTGCTCTGGCCCAGGTCCCCCAGGTGCGCGAGCCGCAGGTCTCCCACCTCCAGCAGGAAGATGGTGTTCAGACCCCGAGGGCTTGTGCCTCCCTGGCCGTCGTGGAAGGAGGGAATCGCGCTCACCGTGGTCAGGCCCACCCGTTCGCGGATTCGGTTCCAGCCCCGGCCGTCGGGGGTGAGGCCTCGGAGGATGCGGCGCGCGCCCCGCACGAGCCCCACGTTGTTGTGGTCCCGGTGTTCATGCGTGACGAGCACGATCTCCGCGTTGACCTGGGGCATAGGATAGCCGATCTCGCCGTAGGGATCGATGGCGAACCGGATCCCGTCCGGCGCGGTGACCACGAAGAAGGCATGACCGTAGTAGCGGATCGCCACACCCCCGGCGCGGGAGGGATCTTGCGCCCCCAGGGCGGTACCCGTGACCGCAAGGATCACCGCGGCGACCAGCCATCGCATCCTCTCACCTCCCATCCGACTGTGCCACAAGAGGAGGATCGTTAGCCGGTCGCCGCGATCTCCCGCAGGCGCCGGGCCGCGCCGGGACCGAAGACCCCGCCGTGGTAGCACACCACCACATCCGGCTCCAAGTCCGCCAATTTGCGCACGGAGGCCATGGCGGTAGCAAGATCCGGGGTGAACTCCGGAATAGGCCCCCGCAGCTGGCCGTCCATGACCACCAGGGCGTCCCCGGAAAGGAGGATGCGGTGGGCCTCCAGATACAGGCTCAGGTGCCCCGGCGTGTGACCGGGGGTGTGCACCACCTGGATGCCGCCGCACAGGGGCAGGCGCTCGCCGTCCAGGAGGGGACGGGTCACCCGGACCTTGGGGCGATCCCGCAACACGGATTCGAGGGCCTGGCGCTGCTCAGGCGGGAGGTGCTCGGGGTTGAACTTGAGCAACGTCCGGGCACCCTCGATGTAGGGTACCTCCTCCACGTGGGCCCACACCTCAGCCCCGCTCTCCTGCACGACCGTGGGCGCGTTCCCGATGTGGTCCAGGTCCTGGTGGGTCAGGAGGACCGCTCGGATCTGGGCGAACTCCACCCCGCACGTGCGGAGGGCTTGCCGTAGGGATTCCGCCTGCCCGGGGAATGCGGTATCTACCAGGAGAACTTGGTCGCCTTCCCGGAGGAGCACTGGGTGGACGCGCATGGAATTCCCACGCCACACCCCGTCCACCGAGAGGACCTCGACACCCTCCGCGATTCGCATGCTGGGGGTAGTATACCACGGGCACAAGCTCCACACCTTCCGCGTGGGGAATACAGAGACGTGGGGCTACGAGCGCACCGCCGGCACACTGGACGGACCGAAGATCCGGCGGTAGACATCCTCCCCGTGACTGGTGGGAAGTGGTTCTGCCGGGAGAATCCGGTAGGTCCGCCGTCCGTCCGCAAGGCGCTCCGCGCGCAGGAAGAGCACGGACTTGGGCCGCTGATCGAGAAAGGAGCGGGTGAGGTCGTAGAAGTGGGTGACGAAGTATACGCGGACCCCAGCCTCTGTGAGCGCCTGGATCACCTGGGGGGCGATCTCGGAGCCTTCCCGTTCGTTGGTGGCGGAGAAAGACTCGTTGCAGAGGAGTACCGCACCGGGCTGCATCTGGTCCACGAGGGCACTCATGCGGGCGAGCTCCTCGTCGAGCTTCCCCAGTTCGAGGGCTTTGTCCTCCTCCCGCTTGAAGTGCGTGAAGAGCCCGGTGCACAGACTTGCCACAAAGGACTAGGCAGGGACGAACATCCCGGACTGCATCAAAAGCAGCGCGATTCCGAGGGCGCGGAGGAAGGTGGACTTTCCACCGGAATTGGGTCCCGTGATGAACACGAGGCGCTTACCGTCTGCCTCCAGGTCGTTGGGGACGACGGGGCGGTCCAGGGTCAGCGCAAGTCCCACGTCGTATAGGCCCCGCAAGGACAGCCGTGCCTCCGCCTCGGGGACGGGCTGAGGAAAGCAGAGGGCGTAGCCCCGGCCGGTGAGGGCTTCGTGGGAGTTCAGGCAACCCACGTAGAAGGCGAGCTCCGCCCGCAGCATGCAGAAGAAACCCCGCACGTGGTCTGCGGCCCGACCCAAGGCATCCGCGACAGGGGCGATGGCCATACTCCGAAGCTCTCCCAGGGCCCGCGCTCCGGCCTCATCCCGAGGGGAGAGCTCGAACCGATAGACGGCCGGCTCCTTGCGGAAGAAGATCCTCCATCGATCCCACAAGGTTCGGCGCTCGTCTCCAAGGCGGTGGAGGCGGTAGCGGACGCCCTTATTGGCCGCTCCCAGCTCCGCACTCAGGCGCACGCCGTGCGGAAATCGAAGCTGGCGGAGGTGATCTCCCACCGCGTTCAGGTACTCCTCGCTCAGGTTCTCCCTGAGGGTGGCAAAGAGCTGAGTCCATCCCTCTGCTCGGAATCGAGGCCCGTACTCTTCCGCCGTCTCCCGCAGCTCGCGCAGCAGGGGAAGAAACCGTTCCAGGGTTTCCGCAGCCTCACGGAGGACCCAGTCGGGGTAGCGGGAAAGCACCCCGAGGGAATATCCTTTGGTTCGCTCCACGCCTTCTGTGGCAAGCGAATAGAGCCGGCGCACCACCTGGGGGAAGAGCAGGCAGTCGCGTAAGATGCCCTGACGGTAGCGTAGGACCGTGAGATCTCCTCGCATGCTCTCCAGGACAACCCGTCGGCTCACCTCGTGGATCCAATCGTCGTTCTGCGCCATGGCGGCAAAGAGGGGCTTGAGGTCCAGATCTCGCTCCAACGCCTCCGCGTTCAGGGGGAGGCCGGCACAGGGGTCGAACTCCGGAAACCGGGGAGAGCGGTATCCGGTGCGCCGAGCGGCACGCTCCGCCGCTGCCCGCTGGGCCCACGCCCAGTCGAAGTCTGCGTGAGGGAAAAGCAATCGGGCTTTCATGGCCGGAGGCGTTCCCGGACCTGTTCGTAGGTCAGGCGATGCTTCCGGGCCAGGGCCAGGGCGTAGGCAAGGCCGTCCGCGGGCCTCCGCTCGATGCGGTAGGTACGGGCTTCCGGGTTTTGGGGATCCACTTCGGCCACCATGCTCACCGTCCGCTCGTTGAGGGAACCGAGCTCGTCTACGAAGGTAACCCACACGCAGAAGGCGTCCCGCTCCAGGACGGCCTCGGCGATCTGCCTGCTCAGAAACAGGGCGTCGTGCAGGGAGGTACTGGAGAAGACCTCGTTGAGGATGAGGAAGCTGCGGGAGGTGGCCTGGTGCAGGATCTCGCGGATTCGGAGGAGATCGTGTTCCAGCTTGCCCACGAGTCCTTCTGGGTCCTCCCCTTGCTCGAAGTGGGTAAAGATCGCATCGGGAAGGAGCAATCGGGCCTCCGTGCCGGGAACCGGGCATCCCAGGGACGCGAGATAGTGGAGCTGCCCCAGGCTCCGGGCGAAGGTGGTTTTCCCACCCTGATTGGGGCCGGTGACCACCACCAGGCGCTCGGGGGCGGTGAGCTCGAGGTCGTTGCAAACCGGAAGGTTACCCTCCCGGACGAGCCTGTGAGCGAGGGCCAGATCGAAACAACGGCGCGCGTAGACCCGCCTAGGGGTCTCAGCGACCTGAGGGTAACAGAACGGGAGGCCCACCCGCTTCAGGGGAGCGATGTGCTCGAGGTAGGCTAAGTAGAACTGTACCTCCCGGTCGAAGGAGGCAATCGTGGGGTCGAGGAAGGTTCTGTGGTCGTGGCGGAAGGCTGTAAGGCGCGAGAACACCTCGGGATAGAGAGAAGCCACACCGTCCAGGATCTGAGCCTCCACGTGGTTCATCTCCAGGGAGTCCCGGAAGGTAAAGGTGTAGCCAGGGGCGTCCAGCTGCCGGAAGCGCTCGAACGTGCGCACGATCTCCGCGCTGTAGTCCTCCCCCCCGGCATAGGGGTGGACTTCCACCCGTAGCCCCTGGATGAGAACGGTGTACCGGATGGCCGAGAGTTCCTGGAGGAGCCGCTCGGATTCCGCTTGGAGACGTCGGAATGGCACCGAGGCGGTGTAGTGGAGTAAGTGGTCGCGGAAGGAGGTCAGGCCCGCGGACCGGATCTCTGCTCCGGCAAGGTCCTCCGCGAGTCGCAGGACGGCCTCGCAGTACTTAAAGACGGCGTCTAAGAACCAACGTTCCTGTTGCCGCGTGTAGTACGTCGTCTCCGCATGCGCGAGGGATTCCCGGACGGTGCGCATGGCTTCGGCGAAGGCACTGACCCGGGTGTACAGCCCGGGATCCTGCAGATCCTGCATGACCCGCTGACGGTACACCACCGCGGGAACGCTCTGAAGCGGGGTGTAGAAGAACGGGTTGAGGTCGTACGTATCCCGGCCTGCGGTGATGGCTTCCACGATCCGGTCCAGGAGGAGGTCAGAGAAAAAGGGAGGAGGAGCGGACCGTAAGGTAGGCGGGGTCCCATCAGGAGGGAAGAGGAGGCTGACGGGGCCCGCGACAGCCGAGCCTGGAGAAGGGCTCCACAAACCTGCCATAGCCACGGACACTCCCTCTCCTCCGGGCAGGGGCCAAACAGAAAAAGCCCCTACCCACCAGCTGGGTAGGAGCCATCAGCCTCTTCCCGAGGCGGTTTGGGCGGGCTCCATCGCCCTCCACATCATTCTGGGGAATTCTGGACCTGCTGTCAACCGCGGCGGGGAGCTAGGGCCTGGCCCGCGGCCGCAAAGAACGGGAGCGCGGCCAGCTGGCAGGTTACGGAAAAGGCCACGAGCGCGACGGGGTTCCACCCGTAGAGCATCCCCATGAGGGCGCTTCCCGCAAACCAGCAAGTGCCGAAGACCGCGTGGAACAGCCCGAAGGCGGAGGCCCTGCGAGCCGGCGACACCAACCCGGCCACCGCGGCCCGCAGCAGGGACTCCTGCACCCCGATCCCCACGCCCCACAGGATGCTTGCCACCGCCGCCGCTTCCCGTCCGCCGAGGAATCCCAAGGGTGGGGCGGGGACGGCGAGCAGCGCGAGCACTAGAAGAACCCGCACGCCTGCTCGGTCAAACCAGCGGCCCCCGAGGAGTGCTGCCAGGGCATCCGAGGCCTGTGCCAGCGCATACAGAGCGGCGATGGCGGCGGGAGCGACGGTCTCCGCCCGCACAAGGTGGTAACTCAGGAGCGGAAAATCCGCGTATCCCGCGGCAAGAAGACCTACGCCGACCATATACCACCGGAGCTCCCGGGGAAGGGGAGCGGCCGAGGGAGCCTGAAGCGCGGCCTCGAAGATCCGGGGTTGGGGGAAAGCGGCGCGGGCGGTCACAAGGAAGGCGAGAGAGACCAACGCAGGTACTAGAAGGGCCGCCAAGGCGGTCCGATACCCGCTGCCCGCCGCCAGCATCCCCGCCACCAGCAGCGGGCCCGCCACCGCGCCAGCCTGATCCAGGGCCTCGTGGACCCCGAACCCCCATCCGTGGCCCACCTGCGAGGTGGCGTGGGAGAGCATGGCATCACGGGGCGGGGTGCGGAGGGCCTTCCCGATCCGCTCGGCTACGACGAGCACTGCGGCCGCCTCCCACCCGCCCGCGAGGGCCAGGGCGGGCACTGCGCCCAGGTTTACCGCATAACCGAGGAAGGTGAGGAGCCAATACTGACGGGTGCGGTCCGCGAGTGCGCCGCTTGCTAAGCGCAACGCGTAGCCCACAAGCTCCCCCAACCCAGCCACGAATCCCACCGCCGCTGCGGAGGCGCCCAGGACGGCGAGGTACGGCCCCGTGATCCCGCGGGCGCCCTCATAGGTGGCGTCCGCAAAGAGGCTCACGGCTCCCATGAGGAGCACGAACCGGAAGGCGAGCTGCTGGACTGTGGGGATCCTGGCCGTCATGGCACTTCGGGACGTCCGAAGAGTGCCCGCAGCTTATTGCGCAGCTCGTCAGGGCCCGGGGGAGGAGAGGGCTTCGGCACGGAGACTCCCTTCTCTCGAGCGCGCTCCCGCAGCGTGCGAAGCTCCTGCTCGAGCCGCTCCAACGATTGCCGGGCCTGACGGACGGCGGCCAGGAGGCCCGTGAGGTTCATCCGCAGTCCCCGCACGGCCTCGTCCGCGAGGTAGGCCCGGCGCCGGAGGGTCGCCAGCTCCGCGCGGGCAGCCCCCCAGGCCCGAAGGGGATCCTCGGGGGACGCATCCAGGTATACGGCAGCGCCGTAGCCCAACAGGATCCGCAGCCCCTCCTCCTCCCCCCATCCCTCTGCTCGGAGCACTGCCTCCAGCCGGGTCCAGGTCTCCTCGTCCAGGGTCACGTGCACGGTGGCCAGCACGTCCGTCATGGCGTGCTTTCCCGTTCCCGCAACGCCTCCCGCAGTACCTGGCGCTCCCGCTGCAGGGCCAAGAGGCGTTCCCGAAGCACACGGTATTCCTCCTCCAGGGCAGCCACCTGCGCCCGCAGCGTGTCCCGTTCCAGTTCGGTTCGGAGCACGCGGGCGCGCATGGAGAGGAGGTGCGCGGCGGCCTCCCGCCGCTGGAGTTCCAGCCGCTCGGGAAGATGAGGGGTCGCCGGTGCCGCCATGCGTTCGAAGCGTCGTTGGTCAAGGACGTAGTGTCGCGCTCCCTCCGCGAGGAGCCATGCGAGTCCCGCTTCCACCGGCCAGTAGCCCCGTCGGGTCAGGCCTTCGGCCAGGCGGCTCAGGTCCTCTCCGGCCAGGGTGAGCGTCAGGATCCGGTCCATGGTCGAAACAAAAAACGGCTCCCATCGGATCCTCCGCAGGAGCCATCACCCCGGCAGCTGCCGGGTCTCTAGGGCGAGCTCCATCGCCCGGTGTTCGGTTTGCTCCAGCAGCATACAACGCCGCGTGGACTCCGTCAACCGCACTTGCGGCCTTCGCTCCTTCGATACATACAATAAAAGCATGGAGCTCAAACTGGTTCCCGTTGAGAAGCCGGATCCGCTGAACGTTATCCTCGGGCAGGCCCACTTCATCAAGACCGTGGA comes from Armatimonadota bacterium and encodes:
- a CDS encoding MFS transporter, which codes for MTARIPTVQQLAFRFVLLMGAVSLFADATYEGARGITGPYLAVLGASAAAVGFVAGLGELVGYALRLASGALADRTRQYWLLTFLGYAVNLGAVPALALAGGWEAAAVLVVAERIGKALRTPPRDAMLSHATSQVGHGWGFGVHEALDQAGAVAGPLLVAGMLAAGSGYRTALAALLVPALVSLAFLVTARAAFPQPRIFEAALQAPSAAPLPRELRWYMVGVGLLAAGYADFPLLSYHLVRAETVAPAAIAALYALAQASDALAALLGGRWFDRAGVRVLLVLALLAVPAPPLGFLGGREAAAVASILWGVGIGVQESLLRAAVAGLVSPARRASAFGLFHAVFGTCWFAGSALMGMLYGWNPVALVAFSVTCQLAALPFFAAAGQALAPRRG
- a CDS encoding MBL fold metallo-hydrolase — translated: MRWLVAAVILAVTGTALGAQDPSRAGGVAIRYYGHAFFVVTAPDGIRFAIDPYGEIGYPMPQVNAEIVLVTHEHRDHNNVGLVRGARRILRGLTPDGRGWNRIRERVGLTTVSAIPSFHDGQGGTSPRGLNTIFLLEVGDLRLAHLGDLGQSTLTEGQLRALGRLDVLMIPVGNGPFTIGAAEATWITEQLRPAVVIPMHYRTTARPDWPGTDEGPFVVGKRDVVRVGGSYEIRRDRLPPPTRVAVMDWRP
- a CDS encoding MBL fold metallo-hydrolase, yielding MRVHPVLLREGDQVLLVDTAFPGQAESLRQALRTCGVEFAQIRAVLLTHQDLDHIGNAPTVVQESGAEVWAHVEEVPYIEGARTLLKFNPEHLPPEQRQALESVLRDRPKVRVTRPLLDGERLPLCGGIQVVHTPGHTPGHLSLYLEAHRILLSGDALVVMDGQLRGPIPEFTPDLATAMASVRKLADLEPDVVVCYHGGVFGPGAARRLREIAATG
- a CDS encoding aspartate aminotransferase family protein codes for the protein METPENLLRVDREHFIHPLHHPVEHDEPILFVEGQGAILRDAAGREYIDGLASLWNVNVGHGRTELAEAASVQMQRLAYTSAYVGFTNEPAIRLVDRLLRLAYPNLSGVYFTTSGAESNETAFKIARYYWKRRGIPTKTKIITRVHAYHGVTLGAMSATGIPAYQRMFEPLVPGFVHILPSYPYRYPGSMAEALEEAILREGPENVAAFIAEPVIGAGGLIPPTPDYFPKIRTICDKYEVLFIADEVITGFGRTGKWFALEHWGVLPDMVTFAKGVTSAYLPLGGVMVSQKIHETILEAPLEQRFMHAATYSAHATCCAVACANLDILERENLVERAASMGERLLEGLQTLRDLPVVGDVRGLGLMGGVEFVEDPKTKEPSVGIGARVLREARQRGLLARLRVGQRGEHPIGDVICLAPPFVITQEQVDRAVEILRDAIRAAMGRVTE
- a CDS encoding DNA mismatch repair protein MutS, translated to MEAITAGRDTYDLNPFFYTPLQSVPAVVYRQRVMQDLQDPGLYTRVSAFAEAMRTVRESLAHAETTYYTRQQERWFLDAVFKYCEAVLRLAEDLAGAEIRSAGLTSFRDHLLHYTASVPFRRLQAESERLLQELSAIRYTVLIQGLRVEVHPYAGGEDYSAEIVRTFERFRQLDAPGYTFTFRDSLEMNHVEAQILDGVASLYPEVFSRLTAFRHDHRTFLDPTIASFDREVQFYLAYLEHIAPLKRVGLPFCYPQVAETPRRVYARRCFDLALAHRLVREGNLPVCNDLELTAPERLVVVTGPNQGGKTTFARSLGQLHYLASLGCPVPGTEARLLLPDAIFTHFEQGEDPEGLVGKLEHDLLRIREILHQATSRSFLILNEVFSSTSLHDALFLSRQIAEAVLERDAFCVWVTFVDELGSLNERTVSMVAEVDPQNPEARTYRIERRPADGLAYALALARKHRLTYEQVRERLRP